The proteins below are encoded in one region of Triticum aestivum cultivar Chinese Spring chromosome 1B, IWGSC CS RefSeq v2.1, whole genome shotgun sequence:
- the LOC123121543 gene encoding protein ENHANCED DISEASE RESISTANCE 2-like, with the protein MGGAEAAVVEAASTAAAAEAAEGGEDGRMEGWLYLIRSNRLGLQTSRKRYFVLEDSALRCFKAAPAPSSSSSKREDPVRSAVIDSCIRVTDNGRESVHRSVFYIFTLYNASNHYDQLKLGARSSEEAARWIRCLMESALKSPRKDEHVVACSHRRWQAFRLSRRSNRMHSIDWTILSSSHNDPMASDVIAPSAWTIFGCTNGLRLFTEAKDGGSRGKYWDDHPAIMAVGVVDANSEDIFQTLMSLGQSRSEWDFCLREGRVVEHLDGHSDIIHKKLRGDWLPWGMRKRDLLLRRYWRREDDGTYVILYHSVFHNRCSPEKGYIRACLKSGGYVISPVSQGRQSVVKHMLAIDWKFWKSYLLASSAKYITIRMLGRVAALRELFRAKNGNCACMEFSSGELMRDMGLPQGGNERTKIEMQSADECERLEGPVEGPQGGSNRHLSSTGSLVQLNDATDEFFDVPDESEYDQREAMWSSDESTHAADQRHAKLSSAAVFVRKLHDLAVQKRGYIDLQGAADADNGPCYYGHTLPKDSSCTMPSSWSMTDPTTFLIRGESYLLDHQKIKAENTLMQMVGADWIKSDKREDDLAGRPGGLVQKYAAQGGSKFFFIVNIQVPGSTTYSLALYYMMDTPLEKVPLLERFVNGDDTFRNSRFKLIPYISKGSWIVKQSVGKKACLVGQALEINYFRGSNYLELGVDIGSSTVARGVVSLVLGYLNNLVIEMAFLVQGNTQEELPEFLLGTCRLNYLDASKAVSLDEC; encoded by the exons ATGGGAGGGGCGGAGGCCGCCGTCGTGGAGGCCGCGTCAACCGCTGCGGCAGCGGAGGCCGCCGAGGGCGGGGAGGACGGGCGGATGGAGGGGTGGCTCTACCTGATCCGATCCAACCGGCTAGGGCTGCAGACCTCGCGCAAGAGGTACTTCGTGCTCGAGGACTCCGCGCTCCGCTGCTTCAAGGCCGCCCCGGCGCCTTCCTCCTCCAGCTCCAAGCGCGAG GATCCTGTTAGAAGTGCAGTCATTGACTCTTGTATACGTGTTACGGACAACGGGAGAGAAAGTGTTCATAGAAGT GTTTTTTACATATTCACACTCTACAATGCCTCTAACCACTATGATCAGCTGAAG TTGGGTGCTAGAAGCTCAGAAGAAGCAGCAAGATGGATCAGGTGCTTAATGGAGTCTGCCTTAAAG TCCCCCAGAAAAGATGAGCATGTTGTTGCTTGCTCACATAGAAGGTGGCAGGCTTTCAG ACTAAGCCGCCGCAGTAACCGCATGCACTCAATAG ATTGGACAATATTGTCGTCTTCTCATAATGATCCAATGGCATCTGATGTTATTGCACCTTCTGCATGGACAATATTTGGCTGTACAAACG GATTACGTTTGTTTACTGAGGCAAAGGATGGTGGCTCACGTGGGAAG TATTGGGATGATCATCCAGCTATAATGGCAGTTGGTGTCGTTGATGCAAATTCTGAGGATATCTTCCAGACTTTAATGTCTCTTGGTCAATCAAGATCCGA GTGGGACTTCTGTCTGCGGGAAGGAAGGGTGGTTGAGCATCTAGATGGACATTCAGACATAATCCATAAGAAATTAAGAGGGGACTGGCTACCATG GGGAATGAGAAAGAGAGATCTATTACTTAGACGATATTGGAGGAGAGAAGATGATGGAACTTATG TTATCCTGTACCACTCTGTTTTCCACAACAGATGCAGTCCTGAGAAAGGCTACATCCGTGCATGTCTTAAAA GTGGAGGATATGTAATATCACCAGTTAGCCAAGGAAGACAATCAGTTGTGAAGCATATGCTTGCTATAGACTGGAAATTCTGGAAGTCATATCTCCTTGCCTCATCCGCAAAATACATCACCATACGTATGCTAGGAAGAGTAGCAG CCCTACGAGAATTATTCCGAGCAAAAAATGGAAACTGCGCTTGTATGGAATTCTCATCGGGTGAGCTGATGAGGGATATGGGACTTCCGCAGGGTGGAAACGAGCGGACAAAAATAGAAATGCAGTCAGCAGATGAGTGTGAAAGACTTGAGGGTCCTGTAGAAGGACCACAGGGTGGTTCTAACCGGCACTTAAGCAGTACTGGTTCCCTTGTTCAACTTAATGATGCAACGGATGAGTTCTTTGATGTCCCAGATGAATCAGAATATGATCAGAGAGAAGCCATGTGGTCTTCTGATGAGAGCACACATGCTGCA GACCAACGACATGCTAAATTATCCAGTGCTGCTGTCTTTGTACGGAAGTTGCATGATCTTGCAG TTCAAAAGAGAGGGTACATTGATTTACAGGGAGCTGCAGATGCTGATAATGGACCATGTTACTATGGACATACTCTCCCAAAAGATTCTAGCTGTACAATGCCTTCTAGTTGGTCAATGACAGACCCAACAACATTCTTAATACGGGGAGAATCCTATTTGCTTGATCATCAAAAG ATCAAAGCAGAGAATACATTGATGCAAATGGTTGGTGCTGACTGGATAAAATCTGATAAGCGTGAGGATGATCTTGCTGGCCGTCCTGGCGGGCTAGTCCAG AAATATGCAGCACAAGGAGGCAGCAAATTTTTCTTCATTGTAAATATACAG GTTCCTGGTTCTACCACGTACAGCTTAGCTTTGTATTATATGATGGATACCCCATTGGAAAAGGTTCCTCTACTTGAAAGATTTGTAAATGGAGATGATACATTCAGAAACTCAAGGTTCAAACTCATCCCTTATATCTCAAAG GGATCTTGGATTGTGAAGCAGAGTGTGGGCAAGAAAGCTTGTTTGGTTGGTCAAGCACTAGAAATCAATTATTTCCGTGGAAGCAACTATTTGGAG CTTGGAGTTGATATAGGCTCGTCAACAGTGGCACGAGGTGTGGTGAGCCTTGTGCTTGGGTACCTGAACAACCTGGTGATTGAGATGGCCTTCTTGGTACAG GGCAACACGCAAGAAGAGCTCCCGGAGTTCCTCCTAGGCACCTGCCGACTTAATTATCTCGACGCCTCCAAAGCTGTATCGCTAGACGAATGCTGA